From Bacteroidales bacterium:
AGCCTGGGACCGAATAGCGTGGCCTGCATGACAAAGCATTTTTCGGGAGGTGGTCCGCAAAAAGAAGGAATTGATCCTCATTTTCCCATTGCTAAAGGACAAATTTACCCGGGCAATAATTTCAAATATCACCTGATCCCTTTTGAAGCGGCATTTAAGGCAGGTACTGCTGAAATCATGCCGTACTATGGCGTGCCGATGAACATTACCAATGAAAATGTAGGATTTTCGTTCAACAGGGAAATGATTACCGGTTTGCTGAGAGGCCGGTATAAATTCAACGGGATCGTTTGCACCGACTGGGGAATCCTCACCGACACAAGGGCTTTTGGATTCCTTATTCTGAAAGCAAGGGCAAGAGGGATGGAAAATGCAACCCCTGAAGAACGGATGCTTAAGGCTCTTGATGCAGGAGTGGACCAATTTGGCGGTGAAATGGTACCGGAAATGTTGGTTACACTGGTAAATGATAAGAAAGTAAGCGAAAGCCGGATTGACAGTTCAGTGAGAAGAATTCTACGGGTTAAATTCAGACAGGGGTTGTTTGACGATCCGTTTGTGAACGTGCTTCATGCCGTTGAAACTGTCGGAAAGGATGAATACAAAAAAGCAGGGTTAGATGCACAGAGAAAATCGATTGTACTCGTTAAAAACGACAGTACCCTTCCATTAAAAAAGGGGTTAAGGATATACGTTGAAAATATGAATCCTGCAGCGCTTGCCCGTTATGGAGCCACATCGGTGGAAAAAATCAGCGACGCTGATATGGCTATCATCCGCATTAAAGCTCCCGGCCAGGTTTTGGAGGGAATGGGACTGCTGGGCAGGATGTTTAATTCGGGCGACCTGGATTTCAAGGGAAAGGAGAAAACGAA
This genomic window contains:
- a CDS encoding glycoside hydrolase family 3 N-terminal domain-containing protein — encoded protein: MRKFFRILLYFFLSALVVIVLIVAVIYLKMKVSAGNDAKIAIALAGPQVQVKTENGFLFRDLNKNGKLDIYEDKRRSTDERVSDLISQMTLEEKAGMMFVPPVSMGKDGSISEKPSLDDIFSLMIPGTSVMLFQKKINHFNIFIGTGKKQMAEWYNNLQKQAERTRLGIPVTIASDPRNQYSNNPLASAFSGDFSIWPEPLGLAAIGDSALVQKFADIARQEYLAVGIRVALHPMADLATEPRWPRISGTFGEDAGLSARLTYAYIKGFQGDSLGPNSVACMTKHFSGGGPQKEGIDPHFPIAKGQIYPGNNFKYHLIPFEAAFKAGTAEIMPYYGVPMNITNENVGFSFNREMITGLLRGRYKFNGIVCTDWGILTDTRAFGFLILKARARGMENATPEERMLKALDAGVDQFGGEMVPEMLVTLVNDKKVSESRIDSSVRRILRVKFRQGLFDDPFVNVLHAVETVGKDEYKKAGLDAQRKSIVLVKNDSTLPLKKGLRIYVENMNPAALARYGATSVEKISDADMAIIRIKAPGQVLEGMGLLGRMFNSGDLDFKGKEKT